A stretch of Coturnix japonica isolate 7356 chromosome 11, Coturnix japonica 2.1, whole genome shotgun sequence DNA encodes these proteins:
- the N4BP1 gene encoding NEDD4-binding protein 1, whose translation MAPGLWRGHGPVPGEAVPPSRADDARTERREPGDSPCCCPAARRDERPERGPERLALMAARGAARGSGPGLDEFTVPAEKRRFLEGSRGRIQGLFEVRLAVLEAQGDWRPALPPPGQPPPAARIWVQLEGGGKAVRNAKEYIKGLCEPELEEKEYYPKDMHCIFVGAQNVFLNSLIQDTCADITVLEIGLLSIKGGAEAVVMAQSQVQQFVKLFENNESLSSEYESDIKKQFRQFVEAHADKYTMDLLILPSSLKRELLTLMQTECCESGDDIIDLTGSQSLAEFLQDKTSQVTVTSRDGKTRNEEERNNAGTPVSELTKQMDNVFSDASETTFVPINIVPPLEAMTSKERQSCKRRFSDAEERLPKKQFSLENDQEVKAISRNDPSERDAVIDLISDSCGDLDDPSYCIKEGDDISEEIEYKILVNFFRTMGYSQSIVEKVIGILGQSVEPLTLLEEIEKENLKFQKEQEWSSKTPGTTNLRLGSNANSSHRLEDEDIFCKKNPLKTSHTSNETRTERHKTRDVASTLVDAEDKMHVSVCKPVSPGRSSGICCKQRDIYCPGKNHSSTSSDTETDGFVPLSPTQAGAPKEIDFVARGSSDVRRNSAKSKTAAQQKSARPSHVQNSHPIPEERLGHCSSYQARSPNQHTPQTSNFENPTPAHVLASEMQNPDREMGGSYRRHIDPSITGVQRFLESLKKPYRLELKNEPGKPYLKHIIIDGSNVAISHGLRKFFSCRGIAIAVDYFWKRGHRNITVFVPQWRTRRDPSITEQDFLTQLEDVGILSLTPSRMVLGARIASHDDRFLLHLADKTGGVIVTNDNFREFVTESFAWREIIQKRLLQYTFAGDIFMVPDDPLGRNGPRLDDFLQSEGGSRGFLSAQKALQSREQYSSESPFFMHVPSPTSSSQQPKNRAHGDRSAAWLPMDTDMKACLSIPPQRSASETVQLREALIKIFPDYEQRQKIDKILVDHPFMRDLNALSAMVLD comes from the exons ATGGCGCCCGGGTTGTGGAGGGGACACGGCCCAGTTCCGGGTGAGGCGGTGCCGCCGTCGCGGGCTGATGACGCACGTACCGAGCGAAGGGAGCCCGGGGATTCCCCGTGTTGTTGTCCTGCGGCCCGCCGGGATGAGAGGCCGGAGCGCGGCCCAGAGCGGCTGGCGTTGATGGCGGCTCGTGGGGCGGCCCGCGGCTCCGGGCCGGGCCTGGACGAATTCACCGTCCCGGCCGAGAAACGCCGCTTCCTGGAGGGCAGCCGGGGCCGCATTCAGGGCCTGTTCGAGGTGCGGCTGGCCGTCCTGGAGGCGCAGGGGGATTGGCGGCCCGCACTACCGCCGCCGGGACAGCCGCCGCCCGCAGCCAGGATCTGGGTGCAGCTGGAGGGCGGCGGGAAGGCCGTGCGGAACGCCAAG GAGTACATTAAGGGTCTCTGTGAACCTGaactagaagaaaaagaatattacCCAAAGGACATGCACTGCATTTTTGTTGGTGCGCAGAATGTGTTTCTCAACAGTCTCATTCAGGATACCTGCGCTGACATAACCGTGCTGGAAATAGGATTGCTTAGTATTAAAGGGGGTGCAGAAGCAGTTGTTATGGCTCAGAGTCAAGTTCAGCAGTTTGTGAAGCTTTTTGAGAATAATGAAAGTTTGTCAAGTGAATATGAATCAgatattaaaaagcaatttaggCAATTTGTGGAAGCACATGCAGATAAATATACAATGGATTTATTGATTTTGCCTAGCTCACTAAAAAGGGAACTCCTAACTCTGATGCAAACTGAATGTTGTGAGTCAGGGGATGATATAATAGATCTTACAGGGTCCCAAAGCCTAGCAGAGTTCTTACAGGACAAAACCTCCCAAGTCACTGTTAcaagcagagatggaaaaacaagGAACGAGGAGGAGAGAAACAATGCTGGGACTCCTGTATCTGAGCTTACAAAGCAAATGGACAACGTGTTTTCTGATGCTTCTGAAACAACTTTTGTTCCCATAAATATTGTGCCTCCATTAGAGGCAATGACATCTAAAGAAAGACAATCTTGTAAAAGACGATTTTCTGATGCTGAGGAACGTCTCCCTAAAAAGCAGTTCTCTTTGGAAAATGACCAGGAAGTGAAGGCTATCTCACGCAATGATCCTTCCGAGAGGGATGCAGTTATTGATCTGATTTCAGATAGCTGTGGTGACTTAGATGATCCCAGTTACTGTATAAAAGAAGGCGATGATATCAGTGAGGAAATAGAATATAAAATTCTTGTAAACTTTTTCAGAACGATGGGATATTCACAAAGTATTGTGGAAAAAGTTATTGGTATTCTAGGACAGTCTGTGGAGCCCTTAACGCTGCTGgaagaaattgaaaaagaaaacttaaaatttCAAAAAGAACAGGAGTGGTCATCTAAAACACCTGGAACTACAAATCTACGTTTAGGAAGTAATGCAAATAGTTCGCATAGACTAGAAGACGAGGACattttttgcaagaaaaatccACTTAAAACCAGTCATACTTCAAATGAGACAAGAACAGAACGTCACAAAACCAGAGATGTGGCAAGTACTCTAGTTGATGCAGAAGATAAAATGCATGTATCGGTATGCAAACCTGTCTCTCCTGGTAGAAGTTCAGGTATATGCTGTAAACAAAGAGATATTTATTGTCCTGGTAAGAATCATAGTTCAACATCAAGTGATACAGAAACTGATGGTTTTGTACCTCTCAGCCCTACGCAGGCTGGAGCTCCGAAAGAGATCGATTTTGTAGCCAGAGGGAGTTCAGATGTGCGGCGTAACTCGGCGAAGAGTAAAACTGCAGCCCAGCAAAAATCTGCAAGGCCCTCACATGTGCAGAATAGTCATCCTATTCCAGAGGAGCGCTTGGGACACTGCAGCTCTTATCAAGCGAGATCTCCCAACCAACACACTCCTCAAACATCAAATTTTGAAAATCCCACCCCAGCCCATGTATTGGCTTCAGAGATGCAAAATCCCGATAGAGAGATGGGTGGATCATACAGACGTCACATTGATCCTTCCATTACTGGTGTCCAAAGATTTCTGGAATCTCTCAAAAAGCCGTACAGACTAGAGTTGAAAAATGAACCTGGGAAACCATATCTAAAACATATCATTATTGATGGAAGCAACGTTGCGATTTC TCATGGTTTAAGGAAGTTCTTCTCCTGTCGAGGAATTGCAATTGCTGTTGACTACTTTTGGAAACGTGGCCACAGAAATATTACCGTGTTTGTTCCACAGTGGAGAACAAGGCGTGATCCTTCCATTACAG AGCAGGATTTCTTAACACAGCTGGAAGATGTTGGAATATTGTCTTTAACCCCTTCAAGGATGGTGTTGGGAGCAAGGATTGCTTCTCATGACGACAG ATTTTTATTACATCTTGCTGATAAAACTGGAGGTGTTATTGTGACTAACGATAACTTCAGAGAATTTGTGACAGAATCATTTGCCTGGAGAGAAATTATTCAGAAAAG GTTGCTCCAGTACACTTTTGCTGGGGATATTTTTATGGTTCCTGATGATCCCTTGGGAAGAAATGGACCTAGATTAGATGACTTCCTTCAGAGTGAAGGCGGTTCTAG AGGATTTCTGTCAGCACAAAAAGCTTTACAGAGCAGAGAGCAATATTCTTCTGAGTCACCTTTCTTCATGCACGTTCCCAGTCCAACCAGCAGCAGTCAACAGCCTAAAAATCGAGCACATGGTGATCGTTCAGCAGCGTGGCTTCCAATGGATACAGATATGAAGGCTTGTCTGTCAATTCCACCACAAAGATCTGCCTCAGAAACAGTACAGCTGAGAGAAGCcctgataaaaatatttcctgattATGAGCAAAGACAGAAGATTGATAAAATATTAGTTGATCATCCATTCATGAGAGATCTTAATGCACTGTCTGCCATGGTGCTTGACTGA